The proteins below come from a single Edaphobacter acidisoli genomic window:
- a CDS encoding ATP-dependent Clp protease ATP-binding subunit: MFERYTEKARRVIFFARYEASQFGSPYIETEHLLLGLLREDKALTNRFLRSHASVESIRKQIEGHTTIREKVSTSVDLPLSNECKRVLAYAAEEAERLSHKHIGTEHLLLGLLREEKCFAAEILQERGLRLPAIREELQRTTQEKAPTSQSSKAQRGEQSMLSEFSRDLTQSAMDQQLDPLVGRDAEVDRVIQILCRRTKNNPVLIGEPGVGKTAIVEGLAQKIADGEVPSFLADKRVLALDLSLIVAGTKYRGQFEERLKTIMKELMENQNAIVFIDELHTLVGAGSAEGSLDAANILKPALSRGEIQCIGATTPAEYRKSIEKDRSLERRFQAVKVPPPSEEDAVKIIMGIKEKYEKFHAVSYTDDAIGFSVAHSSRYIPDRFLPDKAIDLIDEAGARVKLRQTSMPEEITEVQKRIKFIVHRMENAIANHEFEKARFYSDEERKERENLRALRDKYHLDDSSAGIVTREDIEDVVSRWTGVPITSLKEEETQRLLRVEEELHKRVISQDKAISALARAIRRSRAGLKSPARPIGSFLFLGPTGVGKTEMARTLAQFLFGSEKSLIRFDMSEFMEKHSVSKLIGSPPGYVGYEEGGQLTERVKRNPYCVVLLDEIEKAHPDVFNLLLQVFEDGQLTDGLGNTVDYKNTIIIMTSNIGAKHLQKRQGLGFQSEKEDMVLDKMEELVRGEVKRTFNPEFLNRLDEIIIFTSLSDQDLMQILELLVQQLNTNLVHKSITISVTDDAKRWIIEKTASDRTYGARPLRRALQKYVEDPLSEALIAGGITQRPAFLEVYLDNNALFYRPISSDGEEKVSGFALTAV; this comes from the coding sequence ATGTTCGAACGCTATACGGAGAAGGCGCGGCGGGTGATCTTCTTCGCCCGATATGAAGCGAGCCAGTTTGGTTCGCCGTATATCGAGACGGAGCACCTGTTGCTGGGGCTACTGCGGGAGGACAAGGCGCTGACGAACCGCTTTTTGCGTTCGCATGCGTCGGTGGAATCGATTCGAAAGCAGATTGAAGGACATACCACGATTCGGGAGAAGGTTTCGACTTCGGTCGATCTGCCGCTCTCGAATGAGTGCAAGCGCGTGCTGGCGTATGCCGCGGAAGAAGCTGAGCGGCTTTCGCATAAACATATTGGAACGGAGCATCTGCTGCTGGGGCTGCTGCGCGAGGAGAAGTGCTTCGCGGCGGAGATTCTGCAGGAGCGCGGGTTGAGGCTGCCTGCAATCCGCGAGGAGCTGCAGCGGACAACGCAGGAGAAGGCCCCGACGTCACAGAGTAGCAAGGCTCAGCGCGGTGAGCAGAGTATGCTGTCGGAGTTCTCACGGGACCTTACGCAGTCTGCCATGGACCAGCAGCTTGATCCGCTGGTGGGACGGGATGCAGAAGTGGACCGCGTGATTCAGATTCTGTGCCGCAGGACGAAGAACAATCCTGTGCTGATTGGCGAGCCGGGCGTTGGCAAAACGGCCATCGTCGAAGGGCTGGCGCAGAAGATCGCCGACGGCGAGGTGCCGAGCTTTCTCGCGGACAAGCGGGTGCTGGCGCTGGACCTGTCGCTGATCGTTGCGGGAACGAAGTATCGCGGACAGTTTGAAGAGCGGCTGAAGACCATCATGAAAGAGCTGATGGAGAACCAGAACGCTATCGTGTTCATCGATGAGCTGCACACGCTGGTGGGTGCTGGTTCGGCGGAAGGCTCGCTTGATGCCGCGAATATTCTGAAGCCTGCGTTGAGCCGCGGCGAGATTCAGTGCATCGGCGCGACGACTCCGGCGGAGTATCGCAAGTCGATCGAGAAGGACCGATCGCTGGAGCGGCGTTTCCAGGCTGTGAAGGTGCCGCCGCCTTCGGAAGAAGACGCGGTCAAGATCATTATGGGGATCAAGGAGAAGTATGAGAAGTTCCACGCCGTCAGCTATACGGACGACGCGATTGGCTTCTCGGTGGCGCACTCGAGCCGCTACATTCCTGATCGTTTTCTTCCGGACAAGGCCATCGACCTGATCGACGAGGCGGGGGCGCGCGTGAAGCTGCGCCAGACCTCGATGCCGGAAGAGATCACCGAGGTGCAGAAGCGCATCAAGTTCATCGTGCACCGCATGGAGAACGCGATTGCGAACCACGAGTTCGAGAAGGCGCGGTTCTACTCGGACGAGGAGCGCAAGGAGCGCGAGAACCTGCGCGCGCTGCGGGACAAGTATCATCTCGATGATTCTTCGGCGGGCATTGTGACGCGCGAGGACATCGAGGACGTGGTAAGCCGCTGGACCGGCGTGCCGATTACGTCTCTGAAGGAAGAAGAGACGCAGCGGCTGCTGCGCGTCGAGGAAGAGCTGCACAAGCGCGTGATCTCGCAGGACAAGGCGATCTCGGCGCTGGCGCGCGCGATTCGGCGTTCGCGTGCAGGGTTGAAGAGCCCGGCGCGGCCGATTGGCAGCTTCCTGTTCCTGGGGCCGACGGGCGTGGGCAAGACGGAGATGGCGCGCACGCTGGCGCAGTTCCTGTTCGGCTCGGAGAAGTCGCTGATCCGGTTCGATATGTCGGAGTTCATGGAGAAGCATTCGGTGTCGAAGCTGATTGGCTCGCCTCCGGGATATGTGGGCTACGAAGAGGGCGGTCAGCTTACGGAGCGCGTGAAGCGCAATCCGTACTGCGTGGTGCTGCTGGACGAGATCGAGAAGGCGCATCCGGATGTCTTCAACCTGCTGCTGCAGGTGTTTGAAGACGGACAGTTGACCGATGGGCTCGGCAACACGGTCGATTACAAGAACACGATCATCATCATGACCTCGAACATCGGGGCCAAGCACCTGCAGAAGCGGCAGGGACTGGGCTTCCAGAGCGAGAAGGAAGACATGGTGCTCGACAAGATGGAGGAGCTGGTGCGGGGCGAGGTGAAGCGCACCTTCAACCCGGAGTTCCTGAACCGTCTGGACGAGATCATCATCTTCACGTCGCTTTCGGACCAGGACCTGATGCAGATTCTCGAGCTGCTGGTGCAGCAGTTGAACACGAACCTGGTGCACAAGTCGATCACGATCTCGGTGACCGACGATGCGAAGCGGTGGATCATCGAGAAGACGGCATCGGACAGGACGTATGGCGCGCGGCCTCTGCGGAGGGCGTTGCAGAAGTACGTCGAAGATCCGCTGTCGGAGGCGCTGATCGCCGGCGGCATCACGCAGCGGCCTGCGTTCCTGGAGGTGTATCTCGACAACAACGCCTTGTTCTATCGGCCGATCTCGTCCGATGGCGAGGAGAAGGTGTCGGGGTTTGCGTTGACCGCGGTGTAA
- a CDS encoding ABC transporter ATP-binding protein, whose amino-acid sequence MSDQVKYEGSLEPLSAAGETVVLRAVGLTKAYAAVSDKAGGAALELFRGLDLEIHAGEMVAIVGESGAGKSSLLHLLAALDKPTAGEVWCRDLCVSRLTLKQAADFRNRDVGYVWQFHYLLPEFTAAENVAMPLLARGMGRTSALERARTWLDEVGLAGRAEHRSGELSGGEQQRVSLARALVTEPGILLADEPTGDLDAKTAEAVFSLIQRLHEAHGLTSVIVTHSLEFAGRCGRMLRLRGGRLTEARE is encoded by the coding sequence ATGAGTGATCAGGTGAAGTACGAAGGTTCGCTCGAGCCGCTGTCGGCTGCCGGCGAGACGGTGGTGTTGCGCGCTGTCGGGTTGACGAAGGCTTATGCGGCTGTCTCCGACAAGGCTGGTGGCGCGGCGCTGGAGCTGTTTCGTGGGCTTGATCTGGAGATTCATGCCGGGGAGATGGTTGCGATCGTCGGTGAGAGTGGCGCGGGCAAGAGTTCCCTGCTGCATCTGCTGGCTGCACTCGACAAACCTACGGCGGGCGAGGTTTGGTGCCGGGACCTATGTGTCAGCAGGCTGACGCTGAAGCAGGCGGCTGATTTTCGTAATCGTGATGTGGGGTATGTGTGGCAGTTTCACTATCTGCTGCCGGAGTTTACGGCGGCGGAGAATGTGGCTATGCCTTTGCTGGCTCGGGGGATGGGTCGGACTTCGGCGCTGGAACGGGCTCGGACGTGGCTGGATGAGGTGGGGCTGGCTGGGCGGGCGGAGCATCGGTCGGGTGAGCTGAGCGGAGGCGAGCAGCAGCGGGTGTCGCTGGCGCGGGCGCTGGTGACGGAGCCGGGGATTCTGCTGGCGGACGAGCCGACGGGCGACCTGGATGCAAAGACGGCGGAGGCGGTGTTTTCGCTGATTCAGCGGCTGCATGAGGCGCACGGGCTGACCAGCGTGATTGTGACCCATAGCCTTGAATTTGCAGGGCGATGCGGCCGGATGCTGCGGCTCCGCGGTGGGCGGCTGACCGAGGCGCGGGAGTAG
- a CDS encoding FtsX-like permease family protein, with protein sequence MRFELFIAARYLRAKRRQAVVGVITLISVIGVAAGVASLIIALAITNGMERDLQSRLIGSTAHVSLMRVAGDGIRDWRPLLEKLRHVPHVTAAAPGLYGQVLVSRGVRSGGALIKGVIPKDEETVSDLLQSVKVGSAAELEPENSESAGQQVSESASQVSGSRAIPPIVIGSDLAETLGAQVGDSVLVTSPQGELTPLGLVPKYRTFQVVGIFKSGFYQYDSSYAFARLTDAQSLFSEPDLISVISFKVDDLYNADRISRVIEAMAGPGFQTTNWMQDNRELFRALKLEQVVTFIVLALIVAVAALNILIALTMMVMEKTKDIAVMMSFGVRAEQVRRIFLMQGLLISVIGTVIGLIAGYALSWMGGHYRFIHLDAQVYSIDYLPFAPKLWHAVLVGAVSLGVSLLATIYPSRSAAKVLPAEALRYE encoded by the coding sequence ATGCGATTTGAGCTTTTCATTGCGGCGCGGTATCTGCGGGCGAAGCGGCGGCAGGCTGTGGTCGGCGTCATTACGCTGATCAGCGTGATTGGTGTGGCTGCGGGCGTGGCTTCGCTGATTATTGCGCTGGCGATTACGAATGGGATGGAGCGCGATTTGCAATCGCGGCTGATTGGGTCGACCGCGCATGTGAGCCTGATGCGCGTGGCGGGAGATGGCATTCGGGACTGGCGGCCTTTGCTCGAGAAGCTGCGGCATGTGCCGCATGTGACGGCTGCGGCTCCGGGGCTGTATGGGCAGGTGCTGGTGTCGCGTGGGGTGCGCAGTGGCGGGGCTCTGATTAAGGGTGTTATCCCGAAGGATGAGGAGACGGTGAGTGATTTGTTGCAGTCGGTGAAGGTGGGGTCGGCTGCGGAGTTGGAGCCGGAGAACAGCGAGTCAGCAGGTCAGCAAGTCAGCGAGTCAGCGAGTCAGGTCAGCGGGTCTCGGGCGATTCCTCCGATTGTGATTGGTAGTGACCTGGCGGAGACGCTTGGGGCGCAGGTGGGGGATTCGGTGCTGGTGACGAGTCCGCAAGGCGAGTTGACGCCGCTGGGGCTGGTGCCGAAGTACAGGACGTTTCAGGTCGTGGGGATATTCAAGTCGGGGTTCTATCAGTACGACTCGAGCTATGCGTTTGCGCGGCTGACGGATGCGCAGAGTCTGTTCTCGGAGCCGGATTTGATCTCGGTCATCAGCTTCAAGGTGGATGATCTGTACAACGCGGACAGGATTAGCCGCGTGATTGAGGCGATGGCCGGGCCGGGGTTTCAGACGACGAACTGGATGCAGGACAATCGCGAGCTGTTTCGCGCGCTGAAGCTGGAGCAGGTGGTGACGTTCATCGTGCTGGCGCTGATTGTGGCGGTCGCCGCGCTGAATATTCTGATTGCCCTGACCATGATGGTGATGGAGAAGACCAAGGACATTGCCGTGATGATGAGCTTCGGCGTGCGCGCGGAGCAGGTGCGGCGGATTTTCCTGATGCAGGGCTTGCTCATCAGCGTGATCGGTACTGTGATTGGGCTGATCGCGGGCTACGCACTGAGCTGGATGGGCGGGCACTATCGGTTTATTCATCTGGACGCGCAGGTGTACTCGATCGACTATCTGCCGTTTGCGCCGAAGCTGTGGCATGCGGTGCTGGTGGGGGCGGTGTCGCTTGGGGTGAGTCTGCTGGCTACGATTTATCCGAGCAGGAGCGCGGCGAAGGTGCTGCCCGCGGAGGCTTTGCGGTATGAGTGA
- a CDS encoding trimeric intracellular cation channel family protein encodes MWIRLRAWLTGLFPQYRQDVLLLVIDLIGTFVFAVEGALAGINAGLDVFGLMVLAFVTALGGGTIRDLLIGAVPPNSIRDWRYGATAFAGGGAVFCFHGLIQDVPAHLLITLDAAGLALFAVAGADKALEFGITPLLAVMMGVVTGAGGGTVRDVLLAKVPAVLNSDVYAAAALVGAVVMLGALRVKMPRGLAMSLGAAACFVVRMLAVWQHWNLPKVMR; translated from the coding sequence ATGTGGATCCGGCTGCGGGCGTGGCTGACCGGGCTGTTTCCGCAATACAGGCAGGATGTGCTGCTGCTGGTGATCGACCTGATCGGCACGTTTGTGTTTGCGGTTGAGGGTGCGCTGGCTGGAATCAACGCGGGGCTGGATGTCTTTGGCCTGATGGTGCTGGCGTTTGTGACGGCGCTGGGCGGCGGCACGATCCGCGATCTGCTGATCGGGGCGGTTCCGCCGAACAGTATCCGTGACTGGCGGTATGGCGCGACGGCGTTTGCAGGCGGCGGCGCGGTGTTTTGCTTTCATGGGCTGATTCAGGACGTGCCTGCGCATCTGTTGATTACGCTGGATGCGGCCGGGTTGGCGTTGTTTGCCGTGGCTGGGGCGGACAAAGCGCTGGAGTTCGGGATTACTCCTCTGCTTGCGGTGATGATGGGTGTGGTGACGGGAGCGGGCGGGGGCACGGTGCGGGACGTTCTGCTGGCGAAGGTCCCTGCGGTGCTGAACTCGGATGTGTATGCGGCGGCGGCGCTGGTGGGGGCTGTGGTGATGCTGGGTGCCTTGCGAGTGAAGATGCCGCGCGGGCTGGCGATGAGCCTGGGTGCGGCGGCTTGCTTTGTGGTGAGGATGCTGGCGGTGTGGCAGCATTGGAATCTGCCGAAGGTGATGCGGTAG
- a CDS encoding fibronectin type III domain-containing protein — MMRRVFAAGFVLGVTLLPVLAHAQGTKLWSVNSYDEMEKGSTDGVAIRSDGRLEAGPATSLLYATGKNYVWAMGTDSAGNAYVGMGGTAAGSAAVMRVSPDGKATQIFESKELAVQALTVLPDGSVLAATSPDGKVYKVPAGGGAATVLFDPSTTEEKPKYLWGLAAGKDGAAYVAAGAPAVVYRVPAGGGKAEVLFKTADQHIRCLLMAPDGTLWAGSDGSGVIYKISTTARDAKPFAVYAATRREITSLAMDAAGNVYAAGVGTGRAPLPPLPVTGTVGITITFSQPGSASAAGTNTLVPDGSEIYKIAPDGTPMKLLTLKDDVVYALAVHNGELLAATGNRGRVYRVNTDGDGQFTDVAHLEASQGMAFAAEKDGLLVATSNSGKVFVLGDVAAPNATYTSQVFDAKEFSEWGRAEVRGSTAGFDLFVRSGNVENPVMGWSDWTRVAADGAVAAPSGRYVQWKAELHQGGSLDAIGLNYLTKNVAPVVDEVMVQAGARMAPPAAQMNGTVQVAFPSAAAQVVNLTPEASATPLLAQKDKTAITVRWAAHDENGDDLEYAVWYRGVGESNWRLLKDRIAESYYSFDAALLPDGSYELKVVASDAPSHTASEALTGERVSEVFVVDTTPPVPGVLTATMEGGGAGGLKIHAKLEARDATSPIAHAEYSVDAGPWQFLEPVGKISDSQIERYDFVADVPAATTPVANPKEHIIAVRVYDRYDNMAAVKAVVR; from the coding sequence ATGATGCGACGGGTTTTTGCTGCTGGGTTTGTGTTGGGTGTCACGTTGCTGCCGGTTCTGGCTCATGCTCAGGGAACGAAGCTGTGGAGTGTGAACAGCTACGACGAGATGGAGAAGGGCTCGACTGACGGCGTTGCAATCAGAAGCGATGGAAGGCTGGAGGCTGGACCGGCGACTTCCCTGCTCTATGCGACGGGCAAGAATTACGTCTGGGCGATGGGGACGGATTCGGCGGGCAACGCCTATGTGGGGATGGGTGGAACGGCTGCGGGCTCGGCGGCGGTGATGCGCGTCTCGCCGGATGGGAAGGCGACGCAGATATTCGAGAGTAAAGAACTGGCTGTGCAGGCGCTGACTGTGCTGCCGGATGGAAGCGTGCTGGCGGCGACTTCTCCGGATGGGAAGGTGTACAAGGTTCCCGCTGGTGGTGGCGCGGCTACGGTGTTGTTTGATCCTTCTACGACGGAGGAGAAGCCGAAGTATCTTTGGGGCCTGGCTGCGGGCAAGGACGGCGCGGCGTATGTGGCTGCGGGCGCGCCTGCCGTGGTGTATCGGGTGCCTGCCGGTGGCGGCAAGGCGGAGGTGCTGTTCAAGACGGCGGACCAGCATATTCGCTGCCTGCTGATGGCGCCGGATGGGACGCTGTGGGCGGGCAGCGATGGGTCGGGTGTGATCTACAAGATCTCGACGACGGCGCGCGATGCGAAGCCGTTTGCGGTGTATGCGGCGACGCGGCGCGAGATTACTTCGCTGGCGATGGATGCGGCGGGCAATGTGTATGCGGCGGGCGTGGGGACGGGGCGTGCTCCGCTGCCGCCTCTGCCGGTGACGGGGACGGTGGGGATAACGATTACGTTCTCGCAGCCGGGATCGGCTTCGGCTGCCGGGACGAACACGCTGGTGCCGGATGGGAGCGAGATTTATAAGATTGCGCCGGACGGCACTCCGATGAAGTTGCTGACGCTCAAGGATGACGTGGTGTATGCGCTGGCTGTTCACAACGGCGAGTTGCTGGCGGCTACGGGCAATCGCGGGCGCGTGTATCGCGTGAATACGGACGGCGACGGTCAGTTCACCGATGTGGCGCACCTGGAGGCTTCGCAGGGCATGGCGTTCGCAGCGGAGAAGGATGGGCTGCTGGTGGCGACGAGCAATAGCGGGAAGGTATTCGTGCTGGGCGATGTGGCGGCGCCGAATGCAACGTATACGAGCCAGGTGTTTGATGCGAAGGAGTTCTCCGAGTGGGGACGCGCGGAGGTGCGTGGGAGTACGGCGGGCTTTGATCTGTTTGTGCGCAGCGGCAATGTTGAGAATCCCGTGATGGGATGGAGCGACTGGACGCGGGTTGCGGCAGATGGCGCGGTCGCGGCTCCTTCGGGACGGTATGTGCAGTGGAAGGCGGAGCTGCATCAGGGTGGGTCGCTGGATGCGATCGGGTTGAATTACCTGACAAAGAATGTCGCTCCGGTGGTGGATGAGGTGATGGTGCAGGCTGGAGCGCGGATGGCTCCGCCGGCTGCGCAGATGAATGGGACGGTGCAGGTGGCGTTCCCTTCTGCGGCGGCGCAGGTGGTGAACCTTACGCCTGAGGCGAGCGCGACTCCGCTGCTGGCGCAGAAGGACAAGACGGCCATCACGGTGCGATGGGCGGCGCATGATGAGAATGGCGACGATCTGGAATATGCGGTGTGGTATCGCGGAGTGGGTGAGTCGAACTGGCGGCTGCTGAAGGACAGGATCGCGGAGAGCTACTACAGCTTCGATGCAGCGCTGCTGCCGGATGGGAGTTATGAGCTGAAGGTCGTTGCGAGCGATGCGCCTTCGCACACGGCGAGCGAGGCTCTGACCGGTGAGCGGGTGAGCGAGGTGTTTGTGGTCGATACGACTCCGCCGGTGCCTGGGGTTTTGACCGCGACGATGGAAGGCGGCGGGGCCGGTGGATTGAAGATTCATGCGAAGCTTGAGGCGCGGGATGCGACCTCGCCCATTGCTCATGCGGAGTACTCGGTGGATGCGGGACCGTGGCAGTTTTTGGAGCCGGTTGGGAAGATCTCGGACTCACAGATTGAGCGGTATGACTTTGTTGCCGACGTGCCGGCCGCGACGACGCCGGTGGCGAATCCGAAGGAGCACATCATTGCCGTGCGTGTGTATGACCGCTATGACAATATGGCGGCGGTGAAGGCGGTCGTGCGCTGA
- a CDS encoding NAD(P)-dependent alcohol dehydrogenase, with the protein MSEIHGLAVHAAGAHLLPYKYDPGELGRHEVEIKISHCGVCHSDVHLIDNDWGFTKYPFIPGHEIVGTVVGVGADVTGLKMGERVGVGWQADSCGVCEWCRQGDEHLCAKAQPTCVGRNGGYADKIRVNARFAIPVPAALESENAAPLMCAGITVYSPLRNHGVRPSSRVGVIGIGGLGHLGLQFARAFGAEVTAFSTAKDKEAEAKSLGAHNFVNTRDTGALKKVAGAFDLILSTVSADLDWQAYVAALRPKGVLCILGVGEAPMQLQGFSLIGGQKAVAGSPTGSPHDLHEMLDVAARHNVKALTEKFAMAKANDAVAKVKKNQVRYRAVLAN; encoded by the coding sequence ATGAGCGAGATTCATGGATTGGCAGTGCACGCTGCGGGTGCGCATTTGTTGCCCTACAAGTACGATCCGGGTGAGCTTGGGCGGCACGAGGTGGAGATCAAGATTTCGCACTGCGGGGTCTGCCATAGTGATGTTCATCTGATCGACAACGATTGGGGCTTCACGAAGTATCCGTTTATTCCGGGACACGAGATTGTGGGCACGGTGGTGGGCGTTGGCGCTGACGTGACTGGCCTGAAGATGGGCGAGCGCGTGGGCGTGGGCTGGCAGGCGGATAGCTGCGGCGTCTGCGAGTGGTGCAGGCAGGGCGATGAGCATCTGTGCGCAAAGGCGCAGCCGACCTGCGTGGGACGCAATGGAGGCTACGCGGACAAGATTCGGGTGAATGCGCGGTTTGCTATTCCTGTGCCTGCGGCGCTGGAGAGTGAGAACGCGGCTCCGCTGATGTGCGCGGGGATTACGGTGTACTCGCCGCTGCGGAACCACGGTGTGCGGCCTTCGTCGCGTGTGGGTGTGATTGGGATTGGTGGGTTGGGACACCTGGGGTTGCAGTTTGCGCGGGCGTTCGGCGCGGAGGTGACGGCGTTTTCGACCGCGAAGGACAAAGAGGCCGAGGCGAAGTCGCTGGGCGCGCACAACTTTGTGAATACGCGCGATACGGGTGCGCTCAAGAAGGTGGCCGGGGCGTTTGACCTGATTCTTTCGACGGTGAGCGCGGACCTGGATTGGCAGGCTTATGTGGCTGCTCTGCGGCCAAAGGGCGTGCTGTGCATTCTGGGCGTGGGTGAGGCGCCGATGCAGTTGCAGGGGTTCTCGCTGATTGGTGGACAGAAGGCAGTTGCGGGCAGTCCGACGGGAAGTCCGCATGACCTGCACGAGATGCTTGACGTTGCGGCGCGGCACAACGTCAAGGCCCTCACGGAAAAATTTGCGATGGCCAAGGCGAACGATGCTGTGGCCAAGGTGAAGAAGAACCAGGTGCGGTATCGCGCGGTGCTGGCGAACTGA